TCTTGGCAACGACAAAATTGTAAATTTACCAAGAGTGAAATTTTCTCTTGGGTAAACAATTCTTCCATAAGAAGTTGTTATTTTGGTTGCCAGCTAAACAAGCTAAAAGCTCTTGTATTTTTCACGGGATTATCTTAGGAAGTCTCTGTTTGGTTCGTGGGTTTTTCCTTGAATAAAAGCTTTCTTTTGGTTCATGAAGATTAGCTAGTGAAAATATCCCCAACGGTTCTTGAGCTCAAACCGTTTAAAAGCTTTATCGATTTGATATCATCCCAATTAAAACCTTTCTTGGTTTCTAAGTTCAACCTAGCATAAAATCTCAGTAGGTTTAAAATTAACCCGGTAAAAGTATCCGTTCAATTCGTGGCCAGCTTCTGAAAACTCCAATCGACTCCGTCTTGAATCGAGATCACCCTATGcaaaatttatatttgatttggAGACTAACTGCTCGAAGCCTTGTTCAGTGTTTAGTTTGGAGACTAACCGCTCTAAGTATTGTTCCCTATTTAGTTAGCAGACTAACTGCTCTAAGCCTTATTCATAGTTTGGTTAGAAGTTATCATGAAAACTTCATTTCCTTATATAAGGGGCTTCATAGGCATAatcttctaaaagctctcaagtcTAGGGGATACTCTCAAGAATAATTCTTGGGGACATGATTAGGTATTCTTGATCGAACTGGTATAATTCTAGTGTTATCTCTCTTcccttatctcttttattttccaCTAATTTTTACTTTGAATTTCCGCTACTTATTTAATCAACTATAATGATTTTAAACTCAGATTTTACAAATGATTCTATTTTAAACTAAAGTTTTTCAAATCTTCATAATTCACCTCCTCTTGTGTATGGAGACACATGTACACCAAGAGGAAAGACACGTCATTGCTTAGGTAGTCAAAACTATTCTCATCTCACATAACTTTATTCTCTTATTAACAGTAGCGTGAAGCGAGAAGTGCTTACCTTACATGCCAATTCCATCTCTACCATAGCGACTACTCAAGTCCACTGTGACAAGCATTACTTCATCACCCACTGAACAATTCTGAATCCACCACGAAACAAAATTATCATTgcaacaaaatcattttttatataaaaatgaagttaatattcatttatatttttaaaatttttaataataattttaaatttgtataatAGAATTTATACaagttttaactttttatttttcaaacatattattttattaatttaatattaaaagcaTTTCTTTTTCTACACACTATAACCAACCCAAATTTCTTGATGTTTATAATTTATGAAaacaaattatttcaaatttttttaaaaataaaataatcgaACAAAtggattaaaataaatatataacataaaaatcaaattcatatatatatatatatatatatatatatatatatatatatatatatatatatatatatatatatatatatatatatatatacatatacatatttatacataTTTTGATTATCCATCTTATAAATcagtaaaataattataaaactgaACTCTATTCTATATATAAATAGAATTGTTTTATAATATCAatagaaataaatatataaccTACAATAAATTTCTTGTGGGCTTACACCAAATTAAAATAAAGCCCAACTTGCAAATtaacaccaaacacaaaaaaaacataCATATAAATACTTGTGTTACATTTTCGTCAAAACCCTAACGAGCCACAGAGAGTAAGATCGAGTGAAAATGGTGTCCGGTTCAGGTGCCTGCGCGAAGAGGGTGGTGGTCGATGCAAGGCATCACATGCTAGGAAGACTCGCATCCATTGTTGCAAAGGAGCTTCTAAATGGTCAGAAGGTTGTTCTGGTTAGGTGTGAAGAAATTTGCATTTCTGGTGGCTTGGTTAGGCAGAAAATGAAGTACATGAGGTTTCTTAGGAAGAGGATGAATACTAAGCCTTCTCATGGGCCTATTCATTTTCGTGCTCCTTCGAAGATCTTCTGGCGAACTGTTCGTGGGTAAGTTACTCATTCAATCTATAggttttgttttttgaattttaattatttgcTTAGATCTTATAGCTATTTTATGATGTGTATATGAAACTTGAAACTGGTTTGGTAATTCATTATTCGGgtctattaaaaattaaaaatgtgtTCTTTTGAAATAAAATCTATCTGTTTTTTCATAGAATTGTTATAAaaaagttttgttgatttttgttgtgGTATTTTGTAGAGGGGTTTTTCATAATTGCTTTCAATAAGTATTGTAATGTGGTTTTTGAGAGAAGTATTCTTGATTTTTAagtgttgtgttgttgttttgttgggTTTTTTGATGAGTGATGTGTAATTTGTAGAATGATTCCACACAAGACAAAGAGGGGGGAGGCGGCACTTGCTCGATTGAAGGTTTATGAGGGTATTCCACCACCTTACGACAAGATTAAGAGAATGGTGGTTCCAGATGCACTCAAGTAAGATTTGTGTTTTGGTTTAgttgtataattaaaaaatttaattgaattaattgaaattttaTACTGAATGACTTGTAATTAGGGTGTTGAGGCTCCAAAAGGGACATAAGTATTGTCTGCTTGGACAGTTGTCTTCAGAGGTTGGATGGAACTACTACGACACCATCAAGGTGGGTTTTCTTCTTCCtttattttggttgatttttaaGTATTTGGTAAATGATTTTTGCGGTTCTTAAGTGTTGCACCTTTCTCTCATTGATAGGAGCtggagaagaagagaaaggagaGGGCACATTTGAATTATGAGAAGAAGAAGCTACTCAACAAATTGAGGGTTAAAGCTGAGAAGATTGTGGACGAGAAGCTTGCTCCCCAACTTGAAATCCTTGCTCCAGTTAAGTACTGAGCTGAGTAGACGGTAGACGTGAAGCTTGCTCCTCAACTTGAGTTATTCGGTTAAGTACAAGCTGTATTCGGTAGCTTTTCAAAGTCTTGCTTTTGAAGCACAATATCAAATTGAACTTATTTCAGTTTTGTTTGTTATTCTGTTTGTTGGATACATTAAAAATATGACAATTTTGAAAGTTTTgcttttaaatacaatttttatgtCATTCCAGTCTACCTTTTTGAGTGTTCTTTTTTTAGCATTGTATTATTTGTATTGATGCTGCCATTTGAAAACTATCTGCATTCCAAATAAATATAAGCTAATCAGTTTTTTTAATCACATTAGCCACTTGGCTTCTGGGATGAAGTTTTAGTTAAAATTAGCAATGCATTGAAGAATTTGGAACTGGAATTTCATGTCAAGATTTTATTCTGAATGCATTTTTTTCTTATACTAAAAGTTGGTGAAGCTTAAATTCGAAAATGgtaagaaaatatgaaaaatagtatCTTGAAATGTCACATCAAAATAATagtatgtgattaggtgattcaGAAGAAACAATTTATCCTTACCACATCCCTTTACTCACCTTCTCCACCTCCATTAAGTACAATGCATTTCTAAAAAGTTATACACATTTCAACAAAAGAAACATATCACTATTTTCTAACCTAAATGCGATAATCAAATAACTACAGTAAATCCTAACTATTTTGCCTCACTTTGAACTCATGTTAATAACCTAACTCGTGAAATAAATTACTCTCGGTCGTAAAATGTATGAtgaattataagcaatatgcaATTTGAGGATTGACATTGTACCTAAAATTTGAGGATGAATTAAAAGTAATATGCAATTTGAGATACAATGTCAATCTCCAAAAACTTGAAAGACTTTTGGGTATTGTTTAGATTCTAAAATCCAAAAACTTAAAAACACGgtgatatttttgaaaatttttagaAATGAGAAAGTTTAAATAGAGTATTTGAGGTTATAAATAAATTTCTCTATTTACTATAAATTAGAATAAATTTCTCTCTGTCTatcctttattttatttgtatttttcgaatattaattaaaactatttttatgtcaTGTGTTATTTATCAACTAATCCCACTGTCAATTTTACCATACACAACAAATTCAATCCGCTAACTTATTTGATCGTTAGTTTCAATTAGATTATCTTCCATCCTGTACTTTTAACTAAACAAAGCCTTTAAAGTTTAAACAATTGATAAAAAAACTGCAAACTTGTAGATAAAAATTTTTCCACGTTCATGATCAAAACTAAAACACGCTTCAAGAAGTATTTTGATAGTCTTAACTTATGTTTGTTGTGTGATTAATAACTTATAATTAAGATCCGTTTGTCGGAATTGTTACACCAATAagattaaaattttgaaaaaaactcTTAAATTCCCTACACCTTTAGCAACTAACCTAACTCTATGCATGTTAAAAGTTATGAAAACTAGAACAATCCATAACAGAATTCTATAAGAGAATAGAAAAGAAGTGCATAATTAATTACTTGCATTAATGGTGAATAACAATATTTATAAAGACATCTAATATTCACTCTAAGAACAATGCACACTAATACATAGGATTCTAAACTGTTAGTTGCGTAACTAATTGCTAATTACTGTTATAACCTAAACTTCTAACTATTGTAACTACTAGAATGTTATTCTTCCTTCAATTTTcttcattattattattcttatttaatAGCTTCTCACAAGTTGAGCCATGGTATACGTCAAGCATACCCAACTTAGATATAAAAgtgtttgaatttgaaagttggaAGTTGGCAAAGCTTTGGTAAGAAAGTCAGCTAGTTGTTCTTGAGATTAGATAGGTACCGGTCTCAATAATCCTTGTTGTTGTAGCTTCTCCTTAATCAAATTGTAATCTATCTCTAGATGTTTGGTTCTGTCATGAAACATCGGGTTAGATGCTATGTGTGATAAACTTTGAATTATCACTGTAAAGTACAAGAGGCCTTGAGCATGTTATATTAAGATCCTTTAGTAAAAATAGCAACCAAATCAGCTCATAAGTTGTAGTTGATAGAGCTCTTTGTTCAGAAGAGGACCTAGAAACTATcaattgtttctttttctttccacaaTTCGAGTGAAGTTCATAGAAAAAAACAATAGACTGAGATTGATCTTCTACTATCAATGTATCCTGCCCAATCAACATCTAAATAGCCTAAGATTTGCAAGTCTGAATTCCTAAGAAACGTTAGGCCTCGACCTGAATTGTGCTTAAGATATCTGACAACTCTACATGCTGCCCGATAGTGTCACGGTTGTTTTATGCAAGAACTGACTCAGTTGTTGAGTGGCAAAGTTGATCTTTGGTCTTGTGTTTATCAAATACAATAGCCTCCCAATAAGTCTTCAGATGGTTTCCCACTGTCTTAATGCAGCTTAATTGAGGAATCTAATGGTGTAGGAGCAGGTTTAGAGCCTAGTAAACCTAACTCATATAGCAAATCTAGGCAATACTTTCTCAGTATCAAGTGAGTGAAACTGTAATCCCAACTTTAGAATGAGACACACTCCTAGTCCAAGGAAATACTTCAAAACACCTggatatttaatcttaaaattacAATCCAAGATCATCTTAATTTTCTTAAATTCTTCCAAAGATGTGCCAACCAATATTATATTATCAACATACACAAGTACTGCAATAAACTCAATCTTAATTTGAAGAGTGAAGAGGAAATAAcctgatgatgattgattgtaacCTTGTTGAGTAATAGAGAAGTCAATTTCTCATACCATTTTTTTACTAGTATGTTTGAGACCATATAAGCTTTTGagaaatttaaatatttgattagacTTAAGTACATATGACACCTTCAGGTATGTCCATGTACATGTGCATTATCGATCACTTGCATTAATGGTGAATATCAATCATCTATATATACAGGCATCCAATGTTCATGCTAAGAACAATGCACACTAATGCATAGGATTCTAAATTGTTAGCTGTGTAACTAAATGATAACTGCCTAACTGTTATAACAGAAAATGTGAAACTGCTAAAATGTTACATCAACTATTCTTCCTTCAATTCTCTTCTTcattattattcttattctttAATAACATTTCATGCATATAACCTAATATTTTTCTCCTGAATCACCTATAAGAATGAGTTTGAGTTGACTTATGTGCAACTTATTTGAATTTGTCTACTATAATTAAGCACGAGTCTTAGGACTCAATAATTTATgacatatttataaattattttaaacttgTTTCAATAAACATTCTAAAATGGCCTCTTAACCACATTTTCACTTTCACCATGTAAATGTCTTATACACAAGTGAGGATAAATGATTATCGAGTAAGTGTTAATTAAGTTGTTTTCAAATGAATCACAAGGCTACTATCATAAGTGCAGTATGTTAAGCATTGCTGAACGAGTAAAACACAAACTGTTCAGGAGAAGCAAATTATGTGCCTTTCATCATTCTTTGTTCTCACCATGAAAGTGGGAAGGATTTTTGTTGAGGATGAAATCTTTACACTTGTCGATTTTCAAAGTTGTCACTAAATTGTGAACACCCTCATCTAGAACACTCTGCAGCGTCTGCAAGGAAAACGTCTGTG
Above is a genomic segment from Vicia villosa cultivar HV-30 ecotype Madison, WI unplaced genomic scaffold, Vvil1.0 ctg.002755F_1_1, whole genome shotgun sequence containing:
- the LOC131639749 gene encoding large ribosomal subunit protein uL13w-like, producing MVSGSGACAKRVVVDARHHMLGRLASIVAKELLNGQKVVLVRCEEICISGGLVRQKMKYMRFLRKRMNTKPSHGPIHFRAPSKIFWRTVRGMIPHKTKRGEAALARLKVYEGIPPPYDKIKRMVVPDALKVLRLQKGHKYCLLGQLSSEVGWNYYDTIKELEKKRKERAHLNYEKKKLLNKLRVKAEKIVDEKLAPQLEILAPVKY